In a genomic window of Hyphomicrobiales bacterium:
- a CDS encoding C4-dicarboxylate ABC transporter, translating into MSTAQSGERLSHFPVSFFAVVMGLSGLTLATERLEKTLGVEHFYSLGLVIAAVAAFVVIAAFYLTKATRYWSAVVAEWHHPVRLSFFPAISISLLLLATAIVPFSKSAALAMWSVGATLHIIATLSVVSAWIGHRSFETPHMNPAWFIPAVGNVIVPITGMSLGFVEVSWFFFSVGMVFWVVLLTLVFNRLIFHNPLPERLYPTLVILVAPPAVGFVAYMHLNGGALDGFARILYYAGVLFLLVVAVQIQRFSRLPYALSWWAYSFPLAAITIATLLYAEKIGSDAFRMFGFVLYAVLVAVIAILILRTIKAIGAKQICVPE; encoded by the coding sequence ATGAGCACAGCGCAAAGTGGTGAACGACTTTCGCATTTTCCGGTCAGCTTCTTTGCCGTGGTCATGGGCCTCAGCGGGCTGACGCTGGCAACGGAGCGGCTCGAGAAGACGCTTGGCGTCGAGCATTTCTACAGCCTCGGGCTGGTGATCGCCGCGGTCGCGGCCTTTGTCGTGATCGCCGCCTTCTACCTCACCAAGGCGACCCGCTACTGGTCAGCCGTTGTGGCCGAGTGGCATCACCCGGTCCGGCTCAGCTTCTTCCCGGCGATCAGCATCAGCCTGCTGCTTCTGGCGACGGCAATCGTCCCGTTCTCCAAGTCGGCGGCGCTTGCGATGTGGTCGGTCGGCGCGACGCTGCATATCATCGCCACCCTTTCGGTGGTGTCGGCCTGGATCGGGCATCGTTCGTTCGAGACGCCGCACATGAACCCGGCATGGTTCATTCCCGCCGTCGGTAACGTGATTGTCCCGATCACCGGCATGTCGCTCGGTTTCGTCGAGGTGTCGTGGTTCTTCTTCTCCGTCGGCATGGTGTTCTGGGTCGTGCTGCTGACACTCGTCTTCAACCGGCTGATCTTCCATAACCCGCTGCCGGAACGGCTCTATCCGACGCTGGTGATCCTGGTGGCCCCGCCGGCCGTCGGCTTCGTCGCCTACATGCACCTCAATGGCGGCGCGCTCGATGGCTTTGCGCGCATTCTCTACTATGCCGGCGTCCTGTTTCTGCTGGTCGTCGCCGTGCAGATCCAGCGCTTCTCGCGCCTGCCCTACGCGCTTTCCTGGTGGGCCTATTCGTTCCCGCTCGCCGCGATCACCATCGCCACCCTGCTCTATGCGGAGAAGATCGGCTCAGACGCGTTCCGCATGTTCGGTTTCGTGCTCTACGCGGTGCTCGTGGCCGTGATCGCGATCCTGATCCTGCGCACCATCAAGGCCATCGGCGCCAAGCAAATCTGCGTGCCCGAATAA